In the genome of Spirochaetia bacterium, one region contains:
- a CDS encoding triose-phosphate isomerase, translating into MQHIAVNFKRFDVPAVQGGVNRLGKIEDFSKIIIERTLAELEQYDCTAVGFSQYYPEAQLPTAVKAVGSSKALAIGCQGVYRADIAPGGNFGAFTTNRPAAAAVALGCSTTIIGHCEERNDKNELLALGGNKDRKLVNTIFNKEIICAQKQGMDVLYCIGEKAEETDDWQAVLTEQIQVGLDGCNLSKIIIAYEPVWSIGPGKVPADKPYITKVAKLIKKVAGKDMPVIYGGGLKKDNAAMLASIDEIDGGLIALTRFSGDFGFYPDEYLEIVRLYLEGKGIKART; encoded by the coding sequence ATGCAACATATTGCAGTGAATTTCAAAAGATTTGACGTACCTGCAGTACAGGGAGGCGTCAATAGGCTTGGAAAAATTGAGGATTTTTCAAAAATCATCATTGAACGTACACTAGCTGAACTTGAGCAATACGACTGCACTGCAGTCGGCTTTTCCCAATATTATCCCGAGGCTCAGCTACCGACTGCAGTCAAGGCTGTAGGTAGCTCAAAGGCTCTTGCTATCGGTTGTCAGGGGGTATACCGGGCAGACATTGCACCAGGTGGCAATTTCGGAGCTTTTACAACCAACCGTCCAGCAGCAGCGGCCGTTGCCTTAGGTTGCAGCACAACTATCATCGGACACTGTGAAGAGCGCAATGACAAGAATGAATTGTTGGCCTTGGGAGGAAACAAGGACCGTAAGCTTGTAAACACCATTTTCAACAAGGAAATCATCTGTGCACAAAAGCAGGGAATGGACGTATTGTACTGCATCGGTGAGAAGGCAGAAGAAACAGATGATTGGCAGGCCGTTTTGACTGAACAGATCCAAGTAGGGTTGGATGGTTGTAATCTTTCCAAGATTATCATCGCATATGAACCTGTATGGTCTATAGGTCCTGGTAAAGTACCTGCTGACAAGCCATATATCACGAAGGTCGCCAAGCTTATCAAGAAAGTGGCTGGCAAGGATATGCCTGTCATCTACGGCGGAGGCCTGAAGAAGGACAATGCTGCCATGCTTGCCTCAATCGACGAAATTGACGGTGGGTTGATAGCATTGACTCGCTTCTCAGGCGATTTCGGCTTCTATCCTGATGAATACCTGGAAATAGTACGGCTTTACCTTGAAGGAAAGGGTATCAAAGCAAGAACCTGA
- a CDS encoding lactate racemase domain-containing protein has protein sequence MKLSFEYGKGMMDAQLPDYMDVFVPGETVADPPYIPEDKLEEETLKSLRNPIGMPPLTELAHKGSKCVIVFPDRVKGGEQPTSHRKIAIKLILKELYSVGVEKKDILLICSNGLHRKNTETEIHNVLGDEIFNEFWPSGQIINHDSEDYDHIVNLGTTKRGDPVWLNKYVYDADVAILIGHTMGNPYGGYSGGYKHCATGLNHWTSIASHHVPSVMHRPDFTPVNGKSLMRHKFDEIGMKQEEGMGKKFFCCDAVLDTKSRQIEINSGYAKLMQPKSWITADKRTYVHWAEKKYDVIVFGMPQFFHYGDGMGTNPIMLMQALSAQVIRHKRIMSDHCVIICSSICDGNFHEELWPYTPEMYEVFQNQGNILPDINEIGKSFAERPDYIEKYRFEHAFHPFHGFSMISCGHIAEMDTSAIYLVGAQKPGYARGMGLKTRATFEEALEDAKKKYVGPHPNILALPRTFTTGAVHLCMKDNPDIGPVLE, from the coding sequence ATGAAATTAAGTTTTGAGTATGGCAAAGGCATGATGGATGCACAGCTTCCTGATTACATGGATGTGTTCGTACCGGGAGAGACCGTTGCTGATCCTCCGTATATTCCTGAGGACAAACTTGAGGAAGAGACGTTGAAAAGCCTACGCAATCCAATAGGAATGCCACCTCTTACCGAACTTGCGCACAAAGGGAGCAAATGTGTCATTGTATTTCCAGACAGGGTCAAAGGTGGTGAACAGCCGACCAGCCATAGAAAGATTGCAATCAAACTTATTCTTAAGGAACTATATAGTGTCGGAGTAGAAAAGAAGGACATTCTCCTGATTTGTTCAAACGGCCTGCATAGAAAAAATACCGAAACAGAAATTCATAATGTGCTGGGAGATGAAATTTTCAACGAATTCTGGCCATCAGGGCAGATCATCAACCACGACAGTGAAGATTATGACCATATCGTCAACCTTGGAACTACGAAACGAGGAGATCCGGTCTGGTTGAACAAGTATGTCTATGATGCTGATGTTGCTATCCTTATCGGACATACCATGGGTAATCCCTACGGTGGCTATTCCGGTGGCTACAAGCACTGTGCAACAGGACTTAACCACTGGACCAGCATTGCTTCCCATCACGTACCGTCGGTCATGCATCGTCCTGATTTTACTCCTGTAAACGGAAAAAGCCTCATGAGACATAAATTCGATGAAATTGGCATGAAGCAGGAAGAAGGTATGGGAAAAAAGTTTTTCTGCTGTGATGCAGTCCTTGATACGAAATCCAGGCAAATTGAAATCAACAGCGGCTATGCCAAGCTTATGCAGCCGAAGAGCTGGATTACTGCTGACAAGAGGACCTATGTCCATTGGGCAGAAAAAAAGTACGATGTAATTGTGTTCGGAATGCCGCAGTTCTTCCATTACGGTGATGGTATGGGAACAAATCCCATCATGCTGATGCAGGCACTGTCTGCCCAGGTCATCAGGCATAAACGGATCATGAGTGACCATTGTGTCATCATCTGTTCATCAATATGTGATGGCAACTTCCATGAGGAACTATGGCCTTATACCCCCGAGATGTACGAAGTATTCCAGAACCAAGGCAATATCCTTCCTGATATAAACGAAATCGGCAAATCTTTTGCCGAACGTCCTGATTATATCGAGAAGTATCGCTTCGAACATGCATTCCATCCGTTCCATGGTTTCTCAATGATCAGCTGTGGGCATATAGCGGAGATGGACACCAGTGCAATCTACCTTGTCGGTGCCCAGAAACCTGGATATGCAAGAGGTATGGGGCTGAAGACCCGTGCGACATTTGAAGAAGCTCTTGAGGATGCTAAGAAGAAGTATGTCGGACCTCATCCGAACATCCTTGCGCTTCCGAGGACTTTCACGACCGGTGCGGTACATCTTTGTATGAAGGATAATCCCGATATCGGACCTGTGTTAGAGTAA
- a CDS encoding sulfite exporter TauE/SafE family protein has translation MLYFYIALVSVAAGFVQSSGGFGLAIITMAIWTQFLPFMTASIMEALIAMLLTTVIMIRKREYIDWKLVLPCAAAAMLASFPGVSTLTNLDEKTLQCILGSVLIGLGVYFLVFSKGIRLKPTVTSGIIAGTVSGFAAGLFNIGGPPMVAYFLSVSDDKEKYHATLQTYFTLLGIAVIGNHLLQGHITTTIMGYSGVGMIGALCGGWFGLKLFARLSFRRIKIFMYVFMIVSGIYTIIAANL, from the coding sequence ATGTTGTATTTCTACATTGCCTTGGTCTCTGTTGCTGCTGGTTTTGTGCAGAGCAGCGGTGGGTTCGGACTTGCCATCATTACTATGGCAATCTGGACACAGTTCTTGCCTTTTATGACAGCTTCGATCATGGAAGCCTTGATAGCAATGTTGCTGACGACTGTCATTATGATACGGAAACGTGAATATATTGACTGGAAACTGGTCCTTCCTTGTGCGGCAGCAGCAATGCTTGCTTCTTTTCCCGGTGTCAGCACATTGACGAACTTGGATGAAAAGACGTTACAGTGTATCTTAGGAAGTGTATTGATCGGCCTAGGTGTCTATTTCCTTGTATTCAGCAAGGGAATCCGTCTTAAGCCTACGGTTACAAGCGGCATCATTGCAGGTACAGTCAGTGGATTTGCCGCAGGACTATTCAATATAGGCGGTCCTCCGATGGTAGCTTATTTCCTTTCAGTCTCAGATGACAAGGAAAAATATCATGCAACACTCCAGACCTATTTTACATTGCTTGGAATCGCTGTAATCGGGAATCATCTCCTTCAGGGGCATATAACCACCACTATCATGGGATACAGCGGAGTAGGCATGATAGGCGCGCTGTGCGGTGGTTGGTTCGGCCTGAAACTTTTTGCAAGGCTCTCTTTCCGTCGGATCAAGATTTTCATGTATGTTTTTATGATTGTCTCCGGTATTTATACCATCATAGCGGCAAATCTGTAG
- a CDS encoding ROK family transcriptional regulator, whose product MKTGNNLTKAKMLNDELIKSILFKFGPISRGEIASLLSLTLPTITTKIKSMLKEKLVVEVPVQFKGQQNPGRPSLAIEYNPKARYFFGVEKAPYCTPIVLCDLKGTLVDSCVLDPCEDDYGRFLNSVADGIKKLIKMHNLSQKKIVGIGVGLPGLVDTKAGILKTGAFSHWHDKPIAEDLNKLLGFPVVIENNVKARAIAKELMIPSIGSESFAYFFVARGVSCPFVRRSQINGLISVTSGEAGHMIIEPEGPVCPVCGNKGCIDAVACDRILLDACRAAIEERKAPLLAQICPESEQLTIDDILKAEEQGDTFVLTQIHHLLSLLSIGLANITNLISPQTIFIDAQILTPVQNQVEFEEMTRKMIFDTNIDAVKFQFLPYDLHRGAHCAALLALKELFINVN is encoded by the coding sequence ATGAAGACTGGAAACAACCTGACGAAGGCAAAGATGCTGAACGATGAGCTGATCAAATCGATACTATTTAAGTTCGGTCCTATTTCCAGAGGAGAGATTGCAAGTCTCCTTTCATTGACGCTTCCTACCATTACAACGAAAATCAAATCGATGCTCAAGGAAAAGCTAGTAGTTGAAGTACCGGTGCAATTCAAGGGGCAACAAAACCCCGGTCGACCTTCGCTTGCAATTGAGTATAATCCAAAGGCCCGTTATTTTTTCGGAGTGGAGAAAGCTCCATATTGCACACCAATCGTGCTATGTGATCTGAAAGGAACCTTGGTCGATTCCTGTGTCCTTGATCCCTGTGAAGATGATTATGGACGCTTTCTCAACTCTGTTGCAGATGGAATAAAAAAACTTATCAAGATGCATAATCTTTCTCAGAAAAAGATTGTCGGCATCGGCGTAGGGTTACCAGGTCTTGTAGATACCAAGGCAGGTATACTTAAGACAGGAGCTTTCAGCCATTGGCATGACAAGCCAATTGCTGAAGACCTGAACAAACTGCTGGGTTTCCCTGTGGTCATTGAAAACAATGTCAAGGCTCGGGCCATAGCAAAGGAACTGATGATTCCTTCGATAGGCAGTGAAAGCTTTGCATACTTTTTTGTTGCCAGAGGTGTTTCCTGTCCTTTTGTACGGAGAAGTCAGATCAATGGCCTGATTTCAGTTACAAGCGGAGAAGCCGGCCACATGATCATTGAGCCTGAAGGGCCTGTCTGTCCTGTCTGCGGCAACAAAGGCTGCATTGATGCCGTTGCGTGTGACAGGATATTGCTTGATGCTTGTCGAGCTGCCATAGAAGAAAGAAAAGCTCCCTTGCTGGCGCAGATTTGTCCAGAATCGGAACAACTTACCATTGATGATATTCTCAAAGCGGAAGAGCAGGGTGATACGTTTGTCCTTACGCAGATACATCATCTACTTAGTCTGCTGAGCATCGGACTTGCAAATATCACGAATCTTATAAGTCCGCAGACAATTTTCATTGATGCGCAGATTCTGACCCCAGTCCAGAATCAAGTGGAATTTGAGGAAATGACAAGAAAGATGATCTTTGATACCAATATCGATGCAGTAAAATTTCAGTTTCTTCCTTATGATCTGCATAGAGGTGCACACTGTGCCGCTCTGTTGGCACTTAAGGAACTGTTCATCAATGTAAATTGA
- a CDS encoding tripartite tricarboxylate transporter substrate binding protein, which produces MKKRDILAMICMLSMASAVFANGKSEQQSASESGAEWKPDHNITIRVPNSAGGTMDTLSRIFAQGVQKEMDVPTVVKNVTGAAGALCLNDLNKSDPSISEMMASGIAFFTLTPLVNKDVKVSLDDYDPIASLVSEDFVLYVAPKDTGIENWDDFLAYAKKNGITAGCNAPGGATHMLFSALLGDAGIKWNAVSTAGSNKDLLNLVSGNVDCVIATVSVGSQFVEGGMVKPIACFSDAPFTGFDNYTVPTVSSKGYNIVFKSNNFIMVRKGVPQDHIDAVYNAYMDYQKTDEFKALAQKANFTPNTMNGAEIRKSVNDEKDFCQTYYKKYY; this is translated from the coding sequence ATGAAAAAGAGAGATATCTTGGCAATGATCTGCATGCTGTCAATGGCATCAGCAGTTTTCGCCAATGGCAAATCAGAGCAGCAGTCTGCTTCTGAAAGTGGAGCAGAGTGGAAACCGGATCATAATATTACCATCCGTGTACCTAATTCTGCCGGTGGCACAATGGATACCCTGAGCCGAATCTTCGCACAGGGCGTACAGAAAGAAATGGATGTACCTACCGTAGTGAAAAATGTTACAGGTGCAGCCGGTGCCCTTTGTCTCAATGACCTGAACAAATCAGATCCAAGTATCAGTGAAATGATGGCAAGTGGCATAGCCTTCTTCACATTGACTCCTCTTGTCAACAAGGATGTAAAGGTTTCATTAGATGACTATGACCCCATTGCCAGCCTTGTAAGTGAGGATTTTGTACTCTATGTTGCTCCCAAGGATACCGGTATTGAAAATTGGGATGATTTCCTTGCCTATGCCAAGAAAAACGGCATAACAGCAGGCTGCAATGCACCTGGTGGTGCAACCCACATGCTATTCTCTGCCTTGCTGGGTGATGCAGGGATCAAATGGAATGCTGTTTCAACTGCAGGTTCAAACAAAGATTTGCTGAATCTTGTGTCAGGCAATGTCGATTGTGTCATAGCGACTGTTTCTGTAGGAAGCCAATTCGTCGAAGGTGGTATGGTCAAGCCGATTGCCTGTTTCTCGGACGCACCATTTACAGGGTTTGATAATTATACGGTTCCGACGGTATCCAGCAAAGGATATAACATCGTCTTCAAGTCCAATAATTTCATAATGGTACGTAAGGGAGTACCTCAGGATCATATTGATGCCGTGTACAACGCTTATATGGATTACCAGAAAACTGATGAATTCAAGGCTTTGGCCCAAAAAGCAAATTTTACTCCGAATACGATGAACGGAGCGGAAATTCGTAAGAGCGTCAATGATGAAAAAGACTTTTGCCAAACTTACTATAAGAAATACTATTGA
- a CDS encoding tripartite tricarboxylate transporter TctB family protein — protein sequence MKIKYKSNFIAGVCSAVFGVVVLLLIPSQVGVDTGKTFGVGSASIPMGMALVCIVCGILLVIKSKVFKDDVEKELEVSRELKIFLYFLVLLAYALTFDYSFVISTCILAVVTLLFTGSRKISYYLISVGMVLLLYVTFRFLLNVNLP from the coding sequence TTGAAAATCAAATACAAATCCAATTTTATCGCAGGTGTCTGCTCTGCCGTGTTTGGGGTCGTGGTACTTCTATTGATCCCAAGCCAGGTAGGGGTGGATACCGGTAAAACGTTCGGCGTCGGATCTGCGTCAATTCCTATGGGTATGGCACTGGTCTGTATTGTCTGTGGTATATTGCTGGTTATCAAAAGCAAGGTATTCAAGGATGATGTTGAAAAAGAACTAGAGGTCTCTCGGGAACTCAAGATATTCTTGTATTTCCTTGTACTACTTGCCTATGCTCTTACGTTTGATTATAGCTTTGTCATTTCAACCTGTATATTGGCTGTAGTGACGCTATTGTTTACCGGCTCGAGAAAAATCTCCTATTACTTGATTTCAGTCGGAATGGTTCTGTTGTTATATGTCACGTTCAGATTTTTGCTGAACGTCAACTTACCTTAG
- a CDS encoding tripartite tricarboxylate transporter permease — MSPVLVEAFHNLLSFQNLLFINLGMFIGIIFGAIPGLNGNLAITVLLPFTFSLGTVPAILLLTAIFFGSNFGGSISAILINTPGTNAAAATLLDGYPLAHIQNKPRKALDVALLASTFGGIVSALCLLFFAPQISKVAMKFGPPEYFALAIFGLSIIASVSGKSILKGLIMGAFGVLLSTMGMDTISGNPRFTFHNLTLYNGVGMLAVLLGVYAISQMLARINGSEKVHQLKDLKKRDEDDRLTKQEKKHLIPTMLRSSLIGSFIGAIPGTGGAIAAFISYNQAQNRAKPGEHFGKGEIKGIAAPESANNGATAATLIPLLTLGIPGDVVSATLAGAFTMQGLIVGPRLFINSGPTVYAILLGCLITQIFILIQGRYLLPVFVKITRVPQDLLTTILIVVCCAGAFAISDSSFDLKVMLIFGVLAYFFMKVDLPPVPIVLGIVLGPIAEENFRNSLVMSKGSWSIFVTRPISLLFIVLTFIFIYLLKKNEKKEAQAAEEFKRTTQGTEEL, encoded by the coding sequence ATGTCCCCAGTTCTTGTTGAAGCTTTTCATAATTTGTTATCATTCCAAAATCTGCTCTTTATCAATCTTGGAATGTTTATCGGCATAATCTTCGGAGCTATTCCTGGCCTGAATGGCAACCTTGCCATTACAGTACTGCTTCCGTTCACTTTTTCCTTGGGAACAGTTCCTGCCATATTGTTGCTTACTGCTATTTTCTTTGGTTCAAATTTCGGTGGATCAATCAGTGCAATACTGATCAATACCCCGGGAACAAATGCTGCAGCGGCAACTCTACTTGACGGATATCCACTGGCCCATATTCAGAACAAACCAAGGAAAGCCCTGGATGTTGCCTTGCTGGCTTCTACCTTCGGCGGTATCGTAAGTGCCTTGTGCCTTCTTTTCTTTGCTCCGCAAATCAGCAAGGTTGCAATGAAATTCGGTCCACCGGAATATTTTGCCTTGGCAATCTTCGGATTATCAATCATAGCATCCGTCAGTGGTAAAAGTATCCTGAAAGGATTGATCATGGGAGCTTTCGGAGTCCTTTTGTCCACCATGGGTATGGATACCATCAGCGGGAATCCTCGTTTTACTTTCCATAATCTTACATTATACAATGGTGTAGGTATGCTTGCTGTGTTGCTGGGCGTCTATGCAATTTCCCAGATGCTGGCAAGAATCAATGGATCAGAGAAAGTCCATCAACTGAAGGATTTGAAAAAACGTGATGAAGATGACCGGTTGACCAAGCAAGAGAAAAAACATCTTATACCTACGATGCTGCGTTCTTCCCTGATCGGTTCTTTCATCGGTGCCATTCCTGGCACAGGTGGTGCTATTGCAGCTTTCATTTCCTATAACCAGGCACAGAACCGTGCTAAGCCAGGAGAACATTTTGGAAAAGGTGAAATAAAGGGAATTGCAGCGCCGGAATCTGCAAATAACGGTGCTACTGCCGCGACTCTGATTCCTTTGCTGACATTGGGCATACCGGGTGATGTTGTTTCCGCTACTCTTGCAGGTGCCTTTACCATGCAAGGCCTGATTGTTGGACCGAGACTGTTTATCAACTCAGGACCTACGGTCTATGCAATTCTTCTCGGTTGTCTTATAACTCAGATTTTTATTCTTATACAGGGAAGGTACCTGCTGCCTGTATTTGTCAAGATCACACGCGTACCACAGGACTTGTTGACAACCATCCTCATCGTAGTCTGCTGTGCCGGAGCTTTTGCCATTTCGGATTCATCCTTTGATCTGAAAGTCATGCTTATCTTCGGTGTGCTAGCATATTTCTTCATGAAAGTGGATCTTCCGCCGGTTCCTATTGTACTTGGAATTGTCCTTGGGCCAATCGCTGAAGAAAACTTCAGGAATTCCCTGGTCATGTCGAAAGGTTCATGGAGTATTTTCGTTACCAGACCGATCAGTCTTCTTTTTATTGTACTGACGTTCATCTTTATCTATTTGTTGAAAAAGAATGAAAAAAAGGAAGCACAGGCTGCGGAAGAATTCAAACGGACGACACAGGGTACTGAAGAACTCTAG
- a CDS encoding sulfatase has protein sequence MKYNIIYIHTHDSGRYWSPYGYDVPTPNVMEFAKKSTTFRNCFCAGPTCSPSRSGLLTGTYPHQNGMLGLAHRGFALYDYHDHIANYLKDSGFKSVLCGVQHVAAHKSTIGYDTIVGTKDKDLFDPVSMEKWDRDNADALCTYLQKTKSEKKPRFVSMGFFSTHRKYPAPDPSVVNADYIHAPFPIADCPETRQDMAGYCQSAHIFDECFGKVVTSLEQNGYFENSIILLTTDHGIAFPQMKCTLYDTGIGVACIVYYPGNHANGTVCDALVSQLDIFPTLCELEGLEKPERLQGVSLLPLLEKKSAAVRKEIFAEINYHAAYEPARCVRTDRYKYIRRYLAYDKPVLSNIDPSLSKTMLLSNGLAEKKGVASEMLFDLLFDPCERINLINDVSYASCAAKMSADLDDWMKKTADPILTYGARIPKPDGAVVNTLSCINPKDLDYEL, from the coding sequence ATGAAATATAACATAATCTACATACATACCCATGACAGCGGTCGATATTGGAGTCCGTATGGTTATGATGTACCGACACCGAATGTCATGGAATTTGCAAAAAAAAGTACAACATTTCGCAATTGTTTCTGTGCAGGGCCGACGTGTTCACCAAGCAGGTCTGGTCTGCTGACAGGGACATATCCGCATCAGAACGGAATGTTAGGCCTGGCCCATAGAGGTTTTGCACTCTATGACTACCATGACCACATTGCAAACTATCTGAAAGACTCTGGATTCAAGTCCGTACTATGCGGTGTGCAGCACGTGGCGGCCCATAAATCTACCATTGGGTACGATACAATCGTAGGAACAAAAGACAAGGACTTGTTTGATCCTGTCTCCATGGAAAAATGGGACAGGGACAATGCCGATGCCTTATGTACCTATCTGCAGAAAACAAAAAGTGAAAAGAAACCACGGTTTGTTTCCATGGGTTTCTTTTCTACACATCGGAAATATCCGGCACCCGATCCCTCTGTTGTAAATGCAGATTACATACATGCGCCTTTTCCCATTGCAGACTGTCCTGAGACACGTCAGGATATGGCCGGTTACTGTCAGTCTGCCCACATATTCGATGAATGTTTCGGAAAAGTTGTCACCTCATTGGAACAGAATGGATATTTTGAGAATTCAATCATACTGTTGACTACTGACCATGGCATTGCTTTCCCTCAGATGAAATGTACACTCTATGATACTGGTATCGGAGTTGCCTGTATTGTCTATTATCCTGGAAATCACGCAAACGGTACTGTCTGTGATGCTTTGGTTTCACAATTGGATATTTTCCCGACTTTATGCGAGCTCGAAGGGCTTGAGAAGCCAGAAAGGCTCCAGGGAGTTTCTCTCTTGCCGTTGCTTGAAAAGAAATCTGCTGCAGTGAGAAAAGAAATCTTTGCGGAAATAAATTACCATGCTGCCTATGAACCTGCCAGATGTGTCAGGACAGATAGGTACAAGTACATACGACGATATCTTGCATATGACAAACCTGTACTTTCGAACATCGATCCTTCTTTGAGCAAGACGATGTTGCTCTCAAATGGGCTGGCAGAAAAAAAAGGTGTAGCCAGTGAGATGCTTTTTGACTTACTTTTCGATCCATGTGAACGTATAAATCTGATAAATGATGTTTCGTATGCTTCTTGTGCAGCAAAAATGTCAGCTGATCTGGACGACTGGATGAAAAAAACAGCTGATCCAATCCTGACTTATGGTGCACGTATCCCGAAACCCGATGGGGCAGTAGTCAATACATTGTCATGCATCAATCCAAAAGATCTGGACTATGAACTCTGA
- a CDS encoding glucose-6-phosphate isomerase, with protein sequence MEKFQFSVVDTVGLLGQDTLTKECKRQLSVLHKVQAGEQKYSDNLGWSTVDSWANEKQIDDLLALSKQIKEKADTLVVIGIGGSNQGARAAISALNKKSSVEIIWAGNNLSSYEANKTLEHLKDKVFVIDVIAKNFETLEPGVAFRIFRHELELRYKKNAKDYIVITGTRGSFSQQLAQQHGYRFLTFPTDIGGRYSVLSDVGLFPMAVADIDIKQLVAGARTMQDKLAKNDTPTNPALEYAVFRNLIGKLGYKIEMLSFFEPRLTDFGRWWVQLMAESEGKDNKGLFPVVSCYSELLHSTGQFVQEGSNILFETFIRVVDDGSPVISLHNDNVDDHFDYLDTKNLSQVNHAAFKATLTAHAMRFPCLELTVGRLEEFELGELFFFFMYTCYLSCLLTGVNPFDQPGVEAYKNYMFQELGKNSAK encoded by the coding sequence ATGGAAAAATTTCAGTTTTCGGTTGTGGATACTGTCGGTTTGCTCGGACAGGATACCCTTACGAAAGAATGTAAAAGACAATTATCGGTCCTGCACAAAGTGCAGGCCGGAGAACAAAAATACAGTGATAATCTTGGTTGGTCGACGGTTGATTCATGGGCAAATGAAAAGCAAATAGACGACTTGCTGGCATTGTCCAAGCAGATCAAGGAGAAGGCTGATACCCTTGTAGTCATCGGCATCGGTGGGTCAAACCAAGGAGCAAGAGCTGCGATTTCTGCCTTGAACAAGAAATCATCCGTGGAAATCATTTGGGCAGGCAATAACTTGTCCAGTTACGAAGCCAACAAGACACTTGAGCACCTGAAAGACAAGGTATTTGTCATAGATGTCATTGCAAAAAACTTTGAAACGTTGGAACCAGGTGTAGCATTTCGGATTTTTAGACATGAATTGGAGTTGCGCTATAAAAAAAATGCAAAGGATTATATTGTCATAACAGGTACCAGAGGAAGTTTTTCACAGCAGCTTGCACAGCAGCATGGCTACCGTTTCTTGACATTTCCGACTGATATCGGCGGCCGATATTCTGTTTTGAGTGATGTCGGGCTCTTCCCGATGGCTGTAGCTGATATAGACATCAAGCAACTGGTTGCAGGAGCCCGCACTATGCAGGATAAACTTGCAAAGAATGATACACCAACAAACCCTGCATTGGAATATGCAGTTTTTCGCAATCTGATAGGCAAATTGGGTTATAAAATAGAGATGCTATCATTCTTTGAACCGCGCTTGACCGATTTCGGGAGATGGTGGGTGCAGCTGATGGCTGAAAGTGAAGGAAAAGACAACAAAGGATTATTTCCTGTCGTATCCTGTTATTCAGAATTGCTGCACTCAACCGGTCAGTTTGTCCAGGAGGGATCAAACATCCTGTTTGAAACATTCATACGGGTAGTGGATGATGGAAGCCCAGTCATATCCTTGCATAATGACAACGTGGATGATCATTTTGACTACTTGGACACAAAGAACCTTTCACAAGTAAACCATGCTGCTTTCAAGGCAACATTGACTGCACATGCCATGCGCTTCCCCTGCCTGGAACTGACGGTGGGACGACTTGAAGAATTTGAACTAGGGGAGTTGTTTTTTTTCTTTATGTATACATGCTACCTTTCTTGTCTGCTTACAGGCGTAAATCCCTTCGACCAGCCTGGAGTGGAAGCTTATAAGAACTATATGTTCCAGGAATTAGGGAAAAATTCTGCAAAATAA
- a CDS encoding septum formation initiator family protein, translating to MIILYFSLSSVFSSKGYFANRQLREELMAQEAQEQELEAQTAALAQEQTELEQGKGVLDGVYHLGFVENGDSVYRLDLPKDNQEKGNTDTFHATKEAHTFIPLSRKTISLISLAFSLAICLFSRIISYHIQKLKER from the coding sequence ATGATTATTTTGTATTTTTCCTTATCTTCAGTTTTCTCTTCAAAGGGATATTTTGCCAATCGTCAGCTTCGTGAAGAGCTCATGGCACAGGAGGCGCAAGAACAGGAGCTTGAGGCACAGACTGCCGCGTTGGCACAGGAGCAAACCGAACTTGAACAAGGAAAGGGCGTGCTTGACGGCGTATATCATTTGGGATTCGTTGAAAACGGCGATTCGGTTTATCGCTTGGATTTACCGAAAGACAACCAAGAAAAAGGCAATACGGACACTTTTCATGCTACAAAGGAAGCACATACATTTATTCCTCTGTCCAGGAAGACAATTTCTTTGATTTCCTTGGCTTTCTCGCTTGCAATTTGTCTATTCTCTCGCATAATATCCTATCATATACAGAAATTAAAGGAACGATAG